One window from the genome of Hippoglossus hippoglossus isolate fHipHip1 chromosome 10, fHipHip1.pri, whole genome shotgun sequence encodes:
- the LOC117769775 gene encoding protocadherin beta-15-like, with protein MDLKRKSLLSFVFGFALCVSITTADLSYSVPEEMRPGSIVGNIAKDLGLEARKLFTRKARIDTEENYQHYCNIDLKTGDFVIREKIDREELCGEKVSCMLKFELVLESPLELHRISLLIQDVNDNTPVFPKETIKLEIRESADKGARYRVNEAHDTDIGQNTVKQYSLQKNEHFVLSVRDDSDGSKSVELVLDKELDREKEHDLNFMLIAVDGGVPQRSGTANIHVTVLDANDNAPVFDRTVYKASLPENAAVDTIVVTVSASDADEGINGEVTYEFSRISERAKKVFSLNSKTGEIKVIGPLDFESNSKYEMRIDAKDGYGLSSDSKVMIDIIDVNDNAPVVYLKSLTNPMPENVSPGTEVGIINVQDRDSETSGQVRCSIQQNVPFKLVPSIKNYYSLVTTGQLDRELVSDYNITITATDEGSPPLSSSKTVQLSVADINDNPPVFEEQSYSAYVTENNKPGSTLCSVTARDPDWRQNGTVVYSLLPGEVNGVSVSSYLSVNGDTGVIHAVRSFDYEQFRSFKVHVMARDNGSPPLSSNVTVSVFISDVNDNSPQILYPAPQGNSFMTELVPKAAHGGSLVSKVIAVDADSGQNAWLSYHIVKSTDPGLFTIGVHSGEIRTQRDISESDSMKQNLIVAVKDNGQPSLSATCSMYLLISDNLAEVPELKDISYDEKNSKLTSYLIIALVSVSTFFLTFIIIIMGVRFCRRRKPRLLFDGAVAIPSAYLPPNYADVDGTGTLRSTYNYDAYLTTGSRTSDFKFVTSYNDNTLPADQTLRKSPSDFVDMFGGVDDSPEKDDGMGTLHST; from the exons ATGGACCTCAAAAGGAAATCGCTGCTTAGTTTTGTCTTCGGATTTGCTCTTTGCGTCAGCATCACCACGGCAGACCTCAGCTACTCCGTTCCGGAGGAGATGAGGCCCGGATCCATTGTTGGAAATATCGCAAAGGACCTCGGCCTGGAAGCACGGAAATTATTCACCCGTAAAGCCCGTATTGACACGGAGGAAAACTACCAGCACTACTgcaacattgatttaaaaacgGGAGATTTTGTCATCAGGGAAAAGATtgacagagaggagctgtgtgGCGAGAAGGTTTCATGTATGCTTAAATTCGAATTGGTCTTAGAGAGTCCTCTGGAGCTGCACCGCATTTCACTTCTCATCCAGGATGTAAATGATAATACACCCGTTTTTCCAAAGGAAACAATTAAGTTGGAAATCAGAGAATCTGCTGACAAAGGAGCCCGATATCGGGTCAACGAAGCACACGACACTGACATCGGACAAAATACAGTTAAACAATACAGTTTACAAAAGAAcgaacattttgttttatctgttcGAGACGACAGCGATGGATCTAAGAGCGTCGAGTTGGTATTAGATAAAGAGCTTGACCGTGAAAAGGAGCACGATTTAAATTTCATGCTGATTGCAGTTGATGGTGGCGTCCCACAAAGATCAGGAACTGCGAATATACATGTTACTGTGTTAGATGCTAATGATAACGCACCGGTGTTTGACCGGACTGTTTACAAAGCCAGTCTACCTGAAAACGCTGCCGTTGATACTATTGTTGTCACAGTCAGTGCCAGTGATGCAGATGAGGGAATCAATGGGGAGGTGACATATGAATTTAGTCGTATTTCAGAAAGAGCTAAGAAGGTGTTTTCCCTGAACAGTAAAACTGGAGAGATAAAAGTCATAGGACCACTTGATTTCGAGAGTAATTCTAAATATGAAATGCGGATTGATGCCAAAGATGGTTATGGACTTTCATCTGACTCCAAAGTCATGATTGATATTATTGATGTAAATGACAACGCCCCAGTTGTATATCTAAAATCATTGACCAATCCCATGCCCGAGAACGTGTCACCTGGTACAGAGGTGGGCATCATCAACGTGcaggacagagactctgagaCAAGCGGACAGGTTCGCTGCTCCATTCAgcaaaatgtcccttttaagtTAGTTCCCtctattaaaaactattattctCTGGTGACCACAGGACAACTGGACCGTGAACTAGTGTCAGATTACAACATTACAATCACTGCCACAGACGAGggctctccacctctgtcctcctctaaaACTGTTCAGTTATCTGTAGCTGACATCAACGACAACCCACCTGTGTTTGAGGAACAGTCCTACAGCGCatatgtgactgaaaataacaaacctggCTCCACTTTATGTTCCGTTACTGCTCGAGACCCCGACTGGAGACAAAACGGTACAGTGGTTTATTCTCTTTTACCTGGCGAGGTGAACGGTGTCTCGGTGTCCTCCTATCTATCAGTTAACGGAGACACGGGGGTGATCCACGCTGTGAGGTCGTTTGATTATGAACAGTTCAGGAGCTTTAAAGTCCACGTGATGGCCAGAGACAACGGTTCTCCTCCGCTCAGCAGCAACGTGACCGTCAGCGTCTTCATATCGGATGTGAACGACAACTCTCCTCAGATACTGTACCCCGCCCCGCAGGGCAACTCCTTCATGACCGAGCTGGTCCCCAAAGCTGCACACGGAGGCTCTCTGGTGTCCAAAGTGATCGCGGTGGACGCGGATTCCGGACAGAACGCCTGGCTGTCCTATCATATAGTCAAATCCACTGATCCGGGACTTTTCACTATTGGTGTCCACAGCGGAGAGATCAGGACACAGCGGGACATTTCTGAATCTGACAGCATGAAACAGAACCTTATTGTGGCGGTGAAAGATAACGGAcagccctctctgtctgccacctgttccatgtatttacttatttctgaTAACTTGGCTGAGGTGCCAGAGCTGAAGGACATTTCTTATGATGAGAAGAATTCAAAACTGACCTCCTACCTGATCATCGCGCTGGTGTCTGTCTCCACCTTTTTCctgaccttcatcatcatcatcatgggtGTGAGGTTTTGTCGCAGGAGAAAGCCCAGACTGTTGTTTGACGGAGCTGTCGCCATCCCCAGCGCTTATCTCCCTCCTAATTACGCAGATGTTGACGGCACAGGAACTTTACGCAGCACTTACAATTATGACGCCTACCTGACAACAGGTTCTCGAACCAGTGACTTTAAGTTCGTGACATCttacaatgacaacacactgccTGCTGACCAGACTCTGAGGAAAAGTCCTTCTGACTTTGTAGATATGTTTGGAGGTGTTGATGATTCTCCAGAG AAGGATGATGGCATGGGAACTTTACACAGCACTTAG